Within Epilithonimonas zeae, the genomic segment CCCATTAATTCCTTCAATCCATTTATGTCCTGAAAAACGCTCCAGGTGTAATGCCAGCTGTTGCCTTCCGTAAAAGCATTTCCCCATTCGAAAGGATCAAAGTTTTCCTGAAATTCGCCATTTTTCTTTTTACCTCTCATCAGATTGTATTTCGGATCGAAAAGCTTTTTGTAATTCATTGCTCTTGATTTGAAGGGCTTCAGTTCTTCTTCCGATTTATTCAAAGCTTTCCCGAATTCGTATATCGCATAATCATCATAAGCATATTCCAAAGTTCTGGCTGCACTTTCATTGATTCCAGCGTCCGTCGGAACATAACCTATAGAATTGTAATCAGCTACACCTTTTCTGCCGACTGCGCTCAGTGGACCTTCGTTATTAGCGCCGTGTTTCAGGGCTTGCCAAAGAACTTCAGCATCATAACCTCTAAGACCTTTTAGATAAGCTTCAGAAACAACCGAAGCAGAATTGTTACCAATCATAATATCCGCAAATCCCGGGCTGCTCCATTCCGGTAAAAAACCGCCTTCCTGATACGCTGAAATCAAACCTTTTTGCATTTCAACATTGATAGATGGATAAACCAGATTCAGAAGAGGGTAGAGTGCCCGGAAAGTGTCCCAAAAGCCAGTCCCACCAAACAAATATCCGGGCATTATTTTTTCATTGTAAGGACTGTAATGCTGGATGTTTCCGTTTCTGTCTTTCTCATAAAGTTTCTGAGGAAATAGTACGCTTCTGTAAAGGCAACTGTAGAATGTTCTTGCCTGATCGATGGTTGCACCTTTGATTTGGATTTTATTCAAAGTCTGATTCCAGATTTCTTTGGCTTCGGATTTTACCTGGTCAAAAGATTTACCTTTGGATTCTTCCAGATTAATTTCTGCTTGTTCCGGACTGATAAACGATGATGCGACTCGGATTGTGATTTGTTCTCCTTTTTTAAGGTGAGGAAATTTGACCAAACTTCCCACGTGATCAGCTTTGATTTCAAGAATCGATTTTTGGATTTCGGTTCCGCTCCAGACATTTTGGGAAACAAAATCTCTGTCAAACTGAATCACAAAGTAATTTTTGAAATTCTCCATTTTTCCTCTCGCATATCTTGTCGAATACCCGATGATTTTTCTTTCGGATGGAATAACCTTCACATAAGAACCTCGGTCAAAAGCATCCAATAAAATCTGAGCCTGATTGGTTTCCGGGAAAGTGAAACGCATCATTGCTGAACGTTCTGTCGGTGCAATTTCTGTCCAGACATCATAATCTGCAAGATAAACTTTGTAATAATAAGGATTGGCAATTTCTGTTTTGTGAGAAAACCAACTTGCTCTTTTTTCCTGATCTATTTCAGGATTACCAACGATTGGTAAAATGGAGAATTGTCCATAATCATTCATCCAAGGCGATGGCTGATGCGTCTGCTTAAACCCCTGAATTTTATTCGAATTGTAAGTGTATTGCCAGCCATTTCCATTTTTTCCGGTTTGCGGCGTCCAATAATTCATTCCCCAAGGTAATCCAATAATTGGATAAGTATTACCATTTGATAATTCGTATGAGGATTGAGTTCCCATCAATGGATTAACGTAATCTACAGGATTTGTAACCCAATCATTGATTTCCTGAGATTTGAATCCTAAAGAAAGAAAACTGCAAAAAAGAAATAGCTTGATTTTGGACATTCGAGATTTATTTATCT encodes:
- a CDS encoding GH92 family glycosyl hydrolase, with the translated sequence MSKIKLFLFCSFLSLGFKSQEINDWVTNPVDYVNPLMGTQSSYELSNGNTYPIIGLPWGMNYWTPQTGKNGNGWQYTYNSNKIQGFKQTHQPSPWMNDYGQFSILPIVGNPEIDQEKRASWFSHKTEIANPYYYKVYLADYDVWTEIAPTERSAMMRFTFPETNQAQILLDAFDRGSYVKVIPSERKIIGYSTRYARGKMENFKNYFVIQFDRDFVSQNVWSGTEIQKSILEIKADHVGSLVKFPHLKKGEQITIRVASSFISPEQAEINLEESKGKSFDQVKSEAKEIWNQTLNKIQIKGATIDQARTFYSCLYRSVLFPQKLYEKDRNGNIQHYSPYNEKIMPGYLFGGTGFWDTFRALYPLLNLVYPSINVEMQKGLISAYQEGGFLPEWSSPGFADIMIGNNSASVVSEAYLKGLRGYDAEVLWQALKHGANNEGPLSAVGRKGVADYNSIGYVPTDAGINESAARTLEYAYDDYAIYEFGKALNKSEEELKPFKSRAMNYKKLFDPKYNLMRGKKKNGEFQENFDPFEWGNAFTEGNSWHYTWSVFQDINGLKELMGGKQQFAKMLDSVFVMPPTFNTSYYKEVIHEMREMQIVGMGQYAHGNQPIQHMLYLYNYVGQPWQTQYWVRQAMDKLYKPTPDGYCGDEDNGQTSAWYVFSALGFYPVTPASTQYVLGAPLFKSIKINLENNKTIQIEAPKNSENNIYINQLTFNGKNYSKNWIDHFELLKGAKLKFDMSSKPNTERGIQDSDAPFSMSTPDK